In Silene latifolia isolate original U9 population chromosome 3, ASM4854445v1, whole genome shotgun sequence, a single window of DNA contains:
- the LOC141649012 gene encoding uncharacterized protein LOC141649012, whose amino-acid sequence MEYQPSNNSSWVWRRICRVKQIIAAGYVDGVWDVQHTGYTPAGCYEWLKGAGATVQWFRAVWNDWVVLKHQFIGWLFAHGALRTNDKLLLYGLDIDDTCYLCGQAVECMNHVFLGCSYSNQVINWLNQLSDFILPDQHILEWCVDRQGSKVQKGVQAAVGMGAIYHVWHQRNCSKNDCVLMVPKRVAELIIVEVRLRVRRRDEKDLTIGDKDWLKTMNFL is encoded by the coding sequence ATGGAGTACCAACCTAGTAACAACTCAAGTTGGGTGTGGAGGAGGATCTGCAGGGTGAAGCAGATTATTGCAGCAGGTTATGTTGATGGAGTGTGGGATGTTCAGCATACTGGCTATACCCCTGCTGGTTGCTATGAATGGCTTAAGGGGGCAGGAGCTACTGTGCAGTGGTTCAGGGCAGTTTGGAATGATTGGGTTGTCCTAAAACACCAATTTATAGGTTGGCTGTTTGCTCATGGGGCACTGAGAACTAATGATAAGCTGCTGCTGTATGGGCTAGATATTGATGATACATGCTATCTTTGTGGACAGGCTGTAGAATGCATGAATCATGTGTTTTTGGGGTGTAGTTACAGCAATCAGGTGATCAACTGGTTGAATCAGTTATCTGATTTCATTCTCCCTGATCAGCACATTCTGGAGTGGTGCGTGGATAGACAGGGGTCTAAGGTGCAGAAGGGGGTACAGGCTGCAGTAGGGATGGGAGCAATATACCATGTGTGGCATCAGAGAAATTGTAGCAAGAATGACTGTGTGCTGATGGTACCAAAGAGGGTAGCTGAATTGATTATAGTAGAGGTCAGACTGAGGGTTCGAAGAAGAGATGAGAAGGATCTAACCATTGGTGATAAAGATTGGCTGAAAACTATGAATTTCTTGTAA